The region CTTTTTATAATTGATATAATTAATAGAAAACAACGGTAACTACAGATGCTAGATCCACATACGCAACAGACAATAAATTTGAGTTTGAGAGCTCACTGGtagatactccctccgtcccgatATACGTTTCCTCTTTTGACTTTCGGTACTGTTCAcggtaagcgattgactactaatttacgtctaatctataatatcaaacatagtcatgattgatctcgttggattcgtatttatcagtactttaatacagtgaaatttttatatttaatactaatacgaatttaaagatattaacgatcaaaattgtgcattgacaaacgtgtccaacacaaagagggaacgtttttagggacggagggagtaattaGAAGTAGAAACAGACATTTGATCCGGATATTGTACTCCTTATGTAAtacccaacttttcagaaaatagttatacttaaatattcagctaaactCCAAATtcaatccataataagaataagtttctagtttttcataaaattctaaaatccgagacagaaataaaatcatctaagctgaaaataaagcaaatcatGGGAGACGCAGCttcaatacaaacataatcactaaaatattattccaaAGTAAGCTCAAATCAAGTCCACCTTTAAGATGTCTAAAAAGTTATGCACCTAAAAatttgtaagtaatgagctaagggcccagcaagaaaacaattcTACACTAGTaaatcaagtatcataattttataaaacaaaaatcattttccaaaatccatatgTCATAAGATATAAAATTTCACAGTTCGCTAAagccacaaatacctggtgacacagtatcaaatgttcataatttctgtcaataatgcgccccttactagagtatcatagagtgtgcgctcccgaaggcatcataagtagcactcctTAGTAAGATATCAAAGGCTATatacgcaattactaactggttcaaaAGTCAGAGATCACTGGAAATTCTTATTTCTaaaacaataaataaaataaagtgtgaaaagttaacttaccttaatagcaatatctcccaaattatgttgTCAAAATGAACCTAGACATACACACATACCTACTTAATAAAATAATCATAATGTTAACTTGTGTATGCCACTAAGCTAACAAaactttaactttataaaacttaacccacaataacaattaaatgtcactacaagtaataaaataaattcatattgacatataaatacgaccattctcatataatagttcaaaatagtgtatCGACCAAtaaaaaaaaactcaacacttaaatacattatatataataataataataaatcaagtctatgtaaactatttaaattcagaataaaatagatgtaagttcaatatttactatctatataatccttaaaataaaataacaaaaataaataaaataggtaacatatcattaggattatgcaagtggacaaaacataaatattggtgtataaaattttcattaccttacgtgtgaaaatatcattatacaaaataagtataatcaatttaataaatgagcatatattcaattggtgcactaatccaaatgcatatctaaatcaaacatatatttaacatataacatatgaattattatgcatgcacaaaacacataattataaacataaattcatgcattaaatatttataaaaaaatggtgattgttaactaaatcatttaataatcaacatcaaactaaatgattaaattaagtaaattatagtgttatacacataaccatgaaactaaataataaaataaactaataaaaagTGAATTAGAgtagtcatacataagttcacaaaaatgtaatttaattatatatatatagaagtatgcagTAAACATGTAAAACATATAAGTAAAAACATGGGAAATAGAacgtacctgaaaagagaagatgttatacagagataaatgatatgctaatagactatttatacacaagttggttcaactaatactcctattcaatgggttagtgggtactcacaaatttaaacaaacattatctctttgataacatgtagtgtttgactgagtttttcaaatacacataacacgtactaataaatgtacacaacataactacacctattttAATATCTAgtcataaaataaatatatattaaattaaaattatgcacatataaattaaaacagtttttttaaccttacttaaatattttagataactagaaatatttatttttaatataaaaatacgcgtcttaatattttataactaatctatataataaaatattattttcttatataaccaaataattaaaaatgcgaaaaatgtatatatatttataattacaaaaatcatggttattacattctaccctccttaaaaaaatttggtcaccaaatttaaacataccaaaaatatttaatgataccaaaaatatttctgcatcgagaaagtcagaaaatatttaaccaaaaaaattaagtagttttttttttttgaaacacaaataactaaactcataCCTCAACTAAAAGGGCAGTCTACAGGAAACTAACATAGGCTctgaataccaactgtaataccccaacttttcagaaaatagttatacttaaatattcagctaaaactccaaattaaatccataataagaataagtttctagtttttcataaaattctaaaatcccagatagaaataaaatcatctaagctgaaaataaagcaaatcttgggagacgcagctccaatacaaacataatcactaaaatattgttcgaAAGCATCCACCTAGGTGTCacaaaagctaagcacctgaaaatttgtgagtaatgagccaagaGCCAGCAAGAAAAACAAttcaagtatcataattttataaaacaaaaatcattttccaaaatccattTGATAAAAGATATAAAATTCTACAGCTCGCTAaggccacaaatacctggtgacacagtatcaaaagttcataatttttgtcaataatgcgccccttactaaggtataaaataattataaaatattattttcttatataaccaaataattaaaaattcgaaaaatgtatatatatttataattacaaaaatcatgatTATTACACCTTAGACCTCGAATGTGAGGTATACAGTGAAGTGTGTCACCGTTTCAACACCATCAGAAGTATGTTGATCGACCTGATGAAGAGTTTCAATAGTTGCATATCCTTTCGCATGCTGATACTTTCCTGTCCCTCCAATGACTGCAATCTCGGAAATTGGTGAACCTGTCCGATGAATCCCAAAGAAGCTAATTAATTTAGCGACGTGATCGTGATGATGATCATGATCGCCACCATGGAACATTGTTGTTAGTGCTAGTGTATGGCTGGTACCGTCCAAAGAGCTTGACAGGTAAAATCCTTGACCTTTGCCTAACACAGatgagaggcgaaatagctttaagaaGACAATTTCAACTGGACTCCAGGATTTCCATTTGGTTATATTCTTcctttctctgtttgatttcgtttactcacgcacacacttatttgatttatatggattaatcgcagattgtattcacagTTGTTACCGGTGTTGTGTAAATTTGTGGAGGTTGGAGAACCATTTAGACCTGCTAGGAAGGGTACATTGTTGTTGTTGACAAGGTTATTTATGTTGTTCAATGGGACTCCGCCATTAATTGGAAACACTTGACTATTAGCTTTCGAGAATGGGAGACCGTTGTCATCTGAGTTGGCTATGATCCCCGTGACCACTCGTCCAGAAGGGTGAGTTCCACCAAGAATATCATGCATGAAGAAGGCCATTAGGCCTCAGGATGTCCTGCAGCAGTAGCTTCTGTGGCAGTCGTTGCCGCAGGCCCACTTGGTAATGTGGTGGTAGGGGTTGCTACTGGGGCAGGTGTGGCAAGTGGCGGGATGACAGGTCCAGGTATACTAGGTAACGGATTGGCAGGACCAGCTATAGGTGCCACATAAGCCACAGGTGAGATGGCAGCAGTGACTGGTATTGCCCACTTGGCAATGTCGTAGATGATCCTACCACACGTGCCACTTCAGGGTCGTCAATTTCAGGTGGATCAGATGCCCCTGCCTGATTGACCGGGACGGGAAATTGAGGATCTACTTCCTGGAGAATCCGAGCTGAGTTGGCACAACCAAGCATGAAGGCCAGCAACAAGACGTAAACAGTGGTTCTCAATATGTTTAAGCTAGGTAGCAGAAGTTTGACCTTTTTTTTTCGAATTTTGGAGAAACTGAGGATGTGTAGATGCAGCTGATAATTGAAGATCAGGAGACTTGTGTCGATGATTTTGAGAGTGTTACTTTAAGAATTTATAGCTAGAGGCACCAATTTGGAATTAGAAGTGGAGCTGATGTGATGAAGTTgttgcatcatctacccactttTGTAATGTGTGATCTGTTGGTAAATACCTAATTCCTTCTGCTGTTTAGCTCAATCCTTTTTAATAATTACTTTCTAAATCGTTGCTTCTTAGTAGCTAAACTCGTGCTAAGCACAAGGCTTAAGTAACTATTTTTGAGGTTTGAAATCACTCTCAGTGTATTACTATTATCTGCTGACACTTGATAATAGCGCCAAGCAACTATCCAATGGGACATTTGGATGGGGTGGCAGGAATGAGAATGAGAGGTATAATAAAAGGGGGTAAATGAGAATGCGAGTGATATGAAGTCTGAGGGGATAATTGATAATTAAGAAAGTATAATTTACTCGGCTAGAGGGAATGAGGTTTTTACAACCAATTTACTAATCACGTGAAATTGAGGTTTCGATTGCCTTTAAACCGGGATCATCAATCATGAACCGAACACATCCAGTGATTCTGCAGTATGCTCATTATACGTCGTGAATTTTAGTTCTAGTACTATTTAAGGACACTTCATATTTACAATATAAGAGACgttgtggttatatatatattattgaaattCGTTTCTTCCGTGATTACCAAGGTTTCTAAGAGAAAACAAATTAGAATAACTTGAAACTTTCGACTACTTGCATCACTCATTACCATAAGATGTTATTTAACAACTTAAAAGCCATAAACATAATATTAGATCAATAGCTAGCCAAGGTAAACAGTAAACAAAAGGAAGTTATTTACAGCTTCAGTTTCAGTCCTCATCCCATAAGATGAGCCGCTCACATTCACTGTTATTAATGTTGCATAACCATTTGCATCCTCATACTTTCCGGTGCCACCGATCACTGCAATATGAGAGTCCAACAAGTCTCTACTATACTCTCCGAAAAATGACAGCTCATCCTCTCTATTACCAAAAGAAGCTGTCAATGCCATCATATGACCAGTTGGATTTTCCTGGCTAACTACATACATCCCTTTAACTCTTCCTATTAATTGCGTTTTAAAGTATGCAATACTTCCAAAAGTGTTTTCATCAATTGCCATGACTGTCGCAACCTCGAGTTCCTCCAGGGTAGCTCTTGCAGGAAAAGAAACGTGGAGTCCTGGGAAATCTATCGTGTTTGATGATAATGTGGGCATTGGAATAAGTATTCCTCCGTTCGGTGGTAGAAACTTTAATGGTTTTGAGAACGGAAGGTGCTGGTTTAGTTTTGGTGGTGCTGAGGGGTGTGCATCAGTTATTATGTCTGGCATGTAGAAAGAGATTGAAGGACGATGACTTTGTGGTAGTGTATGACTAAGAATTCGAGCGGAAATCAAGCCATCAATCACAGCTACGAGCAAGATGAAGTAAACTATCAAGAAATTGCCCATTGGATTGCGAAGCAAATGCACATTATCTGTTTTTGGACTAGCAACTTTTTTGATGCATAAATGGTTGAAAATAAAATGGTGAGAGTGGTTGATTTACCAAATCCATGCATTTCCATTTCAGCTGCCAATCAAGGAAATTGCTAGTAGTTGTTGTAAAACGCTTCCGcgtaataattttttttttaatttatgtaATGTCACCAATTTTAGACTTAGACATCATTTTGTTAAAATTGACACTTTAATCACCCGTATAAAATTTACTTTTGATTTTTCACACTTAACGGTAATAGACGGACGTCATTGTTTTAAATAGACCCGTCAATTTTGGTACACGACatataaatacaaataaaatAACACGAATAATTAGTTTTGGTTGCGAAAATCTGATACACGAAAATGAAAGTACACGAACACAAAAAAATACGAATATAATTAGTGACAGATTTTGTTTTTCGAAATAAGTACACAATACAGAACGAAAgtaaacaaaataaataaataatcttcaaaaatatttaatatataatttatatatatatcatctTCAATACTACATAATAAATATGAAAATTCTATTTCTATATAACTCGTATAACAAAAATGAAGCAAGTAAGATCAAGTCATTGACGCTTGAAATTTATGTCTTTAATTTCATTTTGATATTTAAGTTGAACACTTTTTATTTGTTGGACTAAAAAAAAATTCCACTTGTTTCAAGTAATTTGCATTCGGAATTTTGTTGTATTTTGTATTCGGAATTTAGTTATATATTATCtcattttaaatatataattcGTGTATCTTTGTGTATTACATAcgtaaatataaatatattagttTTGGGTTAGTATTAATATACCGATATAAATCAGGATGGGGTTCATATTTTAAAGTTTTAATATAGAACATGAAAGTACACAAAATGAACCGTCGGGTCTGGTTTTAAGAGATGGAAGTTAAGTGCAATCATTTGCTAAAATTGACAAACTTAACCGCGCCACGTTTAACTGTTTTTATAACGTTATACTACCATGCAGTCGGGTGCAAAATAAAACGTAAGTATGCGGTCTGCCTCAGCACTAGAAACAATATCTCAACAATCATTCTTCAATCAAATTCTTAAATGCACACGAACCAAAAACATCACTTCAGGCAAAATCTTGCACGCCAGAATTATAAAAACAGGTAAACTAACATGCACTTTCATTGCCAATAGCCTACTCAACTTTTACTCCAAATGCCACCACTTGTCTGAAGCTAATATAGCTTTCCAAGATATTCAAGAAAAAGACATTGTCTCTTGGAACTCTATTATCAATGGCTATTCTCAACTGGGTGGCTCTCAAAATTCAATCTTTGCTCTCAAACTGTTCAAGCAGTTGACAAGACAAGCTGGGTTGTTTCCTAATGGTCATACTTTTTCTGGTTTTTTCACTGCTGCGTCCATTTTGGTTGATGGGTTTGCTGGAAAACAAGGCCATTCCATTGTCATTAAGATTTCGGGTTGTGATGATGTGTTTGTGGGTAGTTCTTTGGTCAATATGTATTGTAAGTCTGGGTTAGTTGATGATGCTAggaaggtgtttgatgaaatgccCCACAGAAATTCTACTACGTGGGCTACCATGATTTCTGGGTATGCTATGTGTAGACTTACTGATTATGCTTTGGAACTTTTTAAAATGATGATGTGGGAAATGGAGGAAGGTGTTAATGAGTTTGTGCTTACTAGTGTTATCAGTGCTTTTACATTAAAAGAATTTATTCATATTGGTAAACAACTTCATGGACTTGCGATTAAGTTCGGGTTGTTGTCGTTTGTAACTGTTGGGAATTCTATTGTTACAATGTATTCAAAGTGTGGGGATTTGGATTATGCAGTTCAGTCTTTTGAATTGGCAGATGATAAGAATTCAATCACATGGACGGCGATGATTACTGGCTTTGCACAATCTGGGGATTGTTTGAAGGCATTGGCTCTGTTCTCAAAAATGCATTATGCTGGCATGAAGTCTAGTGAGTTTACTCTTGTCGGAGTGCTCAATGCTTGTACTGATAGTAAAGGTGTTGAAAAAGGAAAGCAAGTTCATGGATGTCTTGTAAAGTCGGGATATGAGTCACAGATTTTCATAATGACAGCTTTGGTGGACATGTATGCCAAATGTGGTTTTGTAGATGATGCTAGAAAAGGGTTTTATTGCTTACAGGAGCCCGATATTGTCTTGTGGACTTCCATGATTGGGGGTTATGTTCAAAATGGGGATAATGAGAGTGCTATCGACTTGTATTGTAAAATGCAAGAAGAGGGAATTATGCCTAACGAATTAACTATGGCCAGCGTTCTAAAAGCCTGTTCTAGTCTTGCTGCTTTTGAGCAAGGAAAACAAATACATGCTCATACCGTAAAGTTTGGGTTTGGACTTGAAGCTCCAATTGGAAGTGCTCTTTCGACTATGTATGCAAAGTGTGGAAGCCTAGAAGATGGGAACCTAGTTTTCAGAAGGATGCCTGCAAGAGATGTCATATCATGGAACTCAGTAATTTCTGGTCTGTCTCAAAACGGACATGGCGAAGAAGCACTTGAGCTTTTTGAGGAGATGCGACTAGAAGGCACAAAACCAGACCATGTCACTTTTGTCAATGTTCTTACTTCTTGTAGTCATACGGGATTTGTAGAAAGAGGTTGGGTTTATTTTAGAATGATGTCCAGTGAGTATGATATTTCTCCGAGGGTGGAGCACTTTGCATGCATGGTTGATATTCTCAGCCGAGCTGGAAAGTTGTATGAAGCAAAAGAGTTGATTGAAGCTGCAAAATGTGATCATGGTTCAAGTTTGTGGCGCATTTTGTTAAGTGCATGTCGGAATTACAATAATTATGAACTTGGGGCTTATGcaggagaaaaattgatgaaattGGGCACAGAAGAATCATCTGCTTACGTGTTGTTGTCAAGTATCTATAAAGCAATGGGCATGTGGGAAGATGTGGAACGGGTAAGAAGGTTGATGAGCATTCGAGGTGTGGGGAAGGAGCCTGGCTGTAGCTGGATTGATCTGAAGAATCATATGCATGTATTTGTAGTTGGAGATCATTCACATCCACAAATTAAAGAAATACGGGCTGATGTACTAAGCTTGAGCAAATTAATGAAGAACAAAAGTCATGAACCTGCTTGTGATTTAAGCCTAACAATTTGTGAAGCCTGAAATGGCAATGATATTACATAATTCTTCTCATAACTTGGATTTAGCTTAGTACATACATGTAGATTCATGATATCATGAAACCATTTTGCAATATAATATCAACAATATTAGTTCTACGTAAATAGCTACACTGTTGTTCTGGTCTAAAGGTAAAGTTAGTGATGTGATTCATTATGGCAAGTTCAAAGGTTCAAGTGATGGCAATCCAGGAATAAAAAGTTTAGGACTGAGCACAGGAACACTCAATATCCCCTTGAACAGATAGTAGAATATATTATCCACAGTACATGATTGTGGGGAAAAAACAGCTCCAAGCAATTCAAATGTTTTCTCAACCCAAGGCAACAAAGAATCATAAACTATACAATTAACATGGAGATCACGGAAGTTTACAAAATTTTCAACAAGTTTGGCTAGTGTTTGTGGACCAACCTGATGAAATTTAGCAAGATAGGCTTCTGGGTCTCGGCTTCAGCTCTACCTCCTTTATCGGAAATAGTTTCTAAAGAGATTGAGCTTGTGGTGGTGGGGGAGAGTTTATGAATAGTTTTGAAAATGAAGTTAATGGTTATGAGAGTTATATTTAAATGCCATTTTCCTGTAATTTGGAGATTTGGAGCATAGGATTTATGTGGCTTTGTGTTGGATATGGCAAGATCAGGCAATGAGGAGCTCTTGTACTTGGCTTATTCATGTGTTGATGATTTATCCAAAACTTCTTCAATATGAGAGATTGGGAGGGTTCTTAGAGATGATTTTCTTGGCTTTGTGAACTGCAAAATTCTAATCAAACCTAACTAAAAAAATCATGTTCTTCAATATGTTAATGCAGGAATTGTACCTAATTACTTTTAAAATTCTAATAATGTAATACAAAAATCATGAAAAGCAAACAAAGAGGCACCCATAAAGGGCATTGTCAATGCCGCTCCGAAAAAGTTAGATAACATCACCGATGATAAAAAGGACCTCAATTCTAACAAGGAACAACTATATATTTGAATTACACATGTCTGCATCATGATTTATGTCTTATAGCAAATCACTAACATTGTCTGATTAGAAACTAGTTGGATTTTCAATAATCTTCTGACAGCTAGTTAAATGAGCTAGTACTGAGAGGATCAAGACTCAGAATAACTAGATAGAGAGTTCGGAAATGCGTTTTGGATGGAACGggaaaaaaaaaatcaaaattcacAAATCTCACTGAGTGCGCTCAACCAACATTGTGACAAACTCGTACTAAATGTTTGTATCAGCACTTCCACCATTAACAGCTTTTCTTGCCATCTCCTTCCACTTGCATTCTTTTTTATCTTCTTCCCGCTCTCTCCATCCATAACTTCATTTGTAACCCCTAGCATTGCAGCCCTGTAGAAATAACCAGTTTAGCTTAGTAACAAAAATTTGGAGGTTCGAGCCTCGCTGTCGCTGGAGGCATAAATAAATATTTGTGTTCATGTATTGAGTAGTGACACAATCCCTAAAGCATTTGACAAGTTGCATATCCCTAAAGCATTTTGCCAAGTTTTCAAGATTGCTCAAAATCAGACATGGAAAACCATACAATGGGACAGCCATTTATGAAGCCTCATGCTGAGACAATTATATGTTCTTGAAAAAAGAAGAGCACATTGCTGAAAGTTATTTATTACTCGGAATGCATATTAGCAATAATGCATTCTATCTCAGAAGTTTTTACTTGGATACTTCTCTTTTTAGTTTTCAgctaaactttatttatttataaattatattaaaaatttattaagttacgttaaattaaataaaataacatatatttacttttattttgaaaaactactaactacaaagtaaactattaacacgaattgacttctattctctgtaaactttattttctatagtattattttaaaaataattaagtaatagcaaatgactttagtaacatttattaacttttaaactgaaaattattgatttaacgatTGTATTTGTTATTGTCCATCACAAAGTTTAtttactttaaattaaaaaacatattttaacagtaacaaatttatgggttgtatttagattatattaagtaatagtaaattaagtttaataacatgtatttacttttaatttgtaaattaagttttatcgataattaagtaatattaaataaactatattgaaaaggctaattataagataattatcaaattatattaattaatattaaattatctaaagaacatatatttggttcatttttatgcaaataataatataatgctattatttttaatttcgggTCCGTGCTTCGCACGGGTTACCAACTAGTATTCTTAATGTGGAGCGATGGACCTTGATGGAGTTCCAACAGAACTTCAACACTAACACCCATTTCAACTTACAGAGAAATTCGTTGGCAGGGAAAGCTTCTCAAAAACACTCGTTTTCCAGATTTATTTAAGGTGCTAAGGCATGCTGATAACCCTGTGTCTTGGGCGGAGAGTGTTTGGAATTATATGCATTCCCGATTTTCCACTCTTGCTCAATTGAAGGTCTATGGGGTAGTTAATAATGATACTTGTTACTTCTGCATAAATAGTATCGAAACTTTACACCATCTGTTCCTGGAATGTCTATATATGCAGCATCTGGTTAGAATGGCCATCAATGGGAGGGGCTCACCCATTGCAGTCAGTTGGGCTACTGGGATGAGAGAATTGGATGGCTTTGACAAGAATGAAATTCTAGCTACCATAAGTTTACTCACTTTTCAAGTTTGTTGCTATTCTTTATGGACAGAGTGAAACAATAGATTTCACTATGGGGAGGTGTCGAGCTTACAGAGTCTGGTCTTTAATTGTAGGCATATTATTATAATTGGTTTGAGTCTTTGAGACATAAAGTGGGATTAATCCTCTACTTCTGTTTCGGTTAGGAGATACAAGGGAGATTCTGGTTTTATTTTGTCTACTGCTTTCTTTTGTAATTTGTTCAAGATAGAGGCATAATTCTTCTCGTTTGAGGTTCATCCTCCCCCTTTGTACATATAACCCTCTCACTTTAATGCACCGAAAGTTCCCAGCAACAAAAAACTTGCACAAA is a window of Apium graveolens cultivar Ventura chromosome 11, ASM990537v1, whole genome shotgun sequence DNA encoding:
- the LOC141696607 gene encoding dirigent protein 9-like, producing MAFFMHDILGGTHPSGRVVTGIIANSDDNGLPFSKANSQVFPINGGVPLNNINNLVNNNNVPFLAGLNGSPTSTNLHNTGNNCEYNLRLIHINQISVCVIEIVFLKLFRLSSVLGKGQGFYLSSSLDGTSHTLALTTMFHGGDHDHHHDHVAKLISFFGIHRTGSPISEIAVIGGTGKYQHAKGYATIETLHQVDQHTSDGVETVTHFTVYLTFEV
- the LOC141696608 gene encoding dirigent protein 18-like, which gives rise to MGNFLIVYFILLVAVIDGLISARILSHTLPQSHRPSISFYMPDIITDAHPSAPPKLNQHLPFSKPLKFLPPNGGILIPMPTLSSNTIDFPGLHVSFPARATLEELEVATVMAIDENTFGSIAYFKTQLIGRVKGMYVVSQENPTGHMMALTASFGNREDELSFFGEYSRDLLDSHIAVIGGTGKYEDANGYATLITVNVSGSSYGMRTETEAVNNFLLFTVYLG
- the LOC141696719 gene encoding pentatricopeptide repeat-containing protein At2g33680, which codes for MRSASALETISQQSFFNQILKCTRTKNITSGKILHARIIKTGKLTCTFIANSLLNFYSKCHHLSEANIAFQDIQEKDIVSWNSIINGYSQLGGSQNSIFALKLFKQLTRQAGLFPNGHTFSGFFTAASILVDGFAGKQGHSIVIKISGCDDVFVGSSLVNMYCKSGLVDDARKVFDEMPHRNSTTWATMISGYAMCRLTDYALELFKMMMWEMEEGVNEFVLTSVISAFTLKEFIHIGKQLHGLAIKFGLLSFVTVGNSIVTMYSKCGDLDYAVQSFELADDKNSITWTAMITGFAQSGDCLKALALFSKMHYAGMKSSEFTLVGVLNACTDSKGVEKGKQVHGCLVKSGYESQIFIMTALVDMYAKCGFVDDARKGFYCLQEPDIVLWTSMIGGYVQNGDNESAIDLYCKMQEEGIMPNELTMASVLKACSSLAAFEQGKQIHAHTVKFGFGLEAPIGSALSTMYAKCGSLEDGNLVFRRMPARDVISWNSVISGLSQNGHGEEALELFEEMRLEGTKPDHVTFVNVLTSCSHTGFVERGWVYFRMMSSEYDISPRVEHFACMVDILSRAGKLYEAKELIEAAKCDHGSSLWRILLSACRNYNNYELGAYAGEKLMKLGTEESSAYVLLSSIYKAMGMWEDVERVRRLMSIRGVGKEPGCSWIDLKNHMHVFVVGDHSHPQIKEIRADVLSLSKLMKNKSHEPACDLSLTICEA